The genomic stretch AGCTCAAATATCGTTCACATACCTCACCGCAGCAGCCCGGCCCTGATGGAATATCATTCGCTGGGAGAATACTGAATGCCCTACTAGCAATAACAGGGTATACAGATTCCAAGATGTCACGGACTTCAGTACCAAATTTGCAGATGAGCTGATTAAGCAGTACAAGAAAACCCACCAATTCCTTTGGCTGCAACAAAGTATTATAAACAATGATTACCCTAGTTGAGAGTATATTTCCATACAAAAAAATTGCATCCAAACACACAAGCCTGATGATTAAACATGCACACTTAGTATCCCAGCTAGACATGTTACTGAATACGTAGCAGCAAATGCAGAATCATCATATATAATCACGGACACATCAAAAAGTTCAAAGAAAAAAGGCAAAAGGGTACAATTTCGTACGATATCTACCATTTATTTCAGAACATATGAACACAAGTATAAGATTTGAGAAAAATGAAGAACCAAATTCTTATACCTCACTTTCAATTAGCAACTGGCCAAGTGCATTCGGAAGATAAGGAAATATGGAAGGTCCTAGAGTGTCCACCATACGATGAATGAATGATGTAACCTGGAAAAACAATGTGCCATTAGATAGAAAGTGTATGAAATATGAAAACTCAAGTGGAGAGATCTGCAATTCTTACCTTACTTCGCAGGGGTTCTACCTTCGGGAAGACAACAAGGATTTGCAGGAGTATGTCCAAAGTCTGGAACAGATAGTAAGgcattataaattataatgtatGCATATTGTGAGGGAGTGAAAAAGAATGGGTGTGTGGTGGTTGATGGCATTGAGAACAAGGGAGAAAGCTTGCTGTCAATTAACACATTGCCATTTCTCCAACAAATTCAACTTTTTCCACACTAGATAACTAAATCAAGTACACAAAGAAGAATTGAAAATTCATAACTTACTAGTTGATTTGAAATTACCTTTTTAAACATGAGACCAATTCCAGGGCGGGTGGTAGTTACCAGACGCTGACTGAAGCCCTAATCACACAAAAGAAATTTATAGCAAATATTTGCATAAAACAGTTTAATACAGACCCAAAACCAGAAGAATGGAAACAAACTTCCCAGACAGACACATAGTATGTTTTATGGTAACATAACGAAATATATATGTTATTGAGAATGTGGCAATCTCCATAATAAAATGAAGCATCATTAGACATATTCCGTTTCCCTGTTAACACTACAATCATGGAAAAGAAATAGACTAAACCGAGCATGCACAATATGAAGTGAGAAACTTGAGATCTCGATGAACACCTTGCTAAGAGCATTAATTGCCATAACTATTTGCTGCATATTTTCGATCTGCAAAAGAGACTCTTCAGGATTTTGAGGCTTAGCATTTGAGATGGCCACCTCAACCTGCAAAAgcataaaattgcaatttagcGTGGTTTTTCTGCCATACTACAGATTCAAAAAGGTAAATAAAAACTTCTCCGCGGCTACAAAACCCCACTGtaactttaaaaaaatactgCCATATGCCAACTTTGACCTGCTGGCAAAGAGGAGTCAGCAGTGAAGAGAGATAATCAGATTGTTTCTCACGGGGTACATCTTCCATCCCTATTAACAAGCCAATTGCCTAAGAGAACAAAAAGACAACATCAGATACTATCTTATTGAATCAAAAGCCTCTATGTATAAAACTGACCTCGAAAATGTGACTTCCATCTTCAGATACTAAAACATCGTTTGAGACCCTGCCCATTCTTGTAAACTGGGCAACTGTATCCTGTAGGCTCTGATATTTGATATGCACAAAATGTGTCAGAGAGACCAAAATATAACACCGTCTTTTAAAGCATATGCTGCAGAAACAAAATAGGAAGGTCAGGAAGTCGAACTGCTACCTGCAAGATCGTCTCAATGTAAGGCACAAGCTTTGCTTTTAGCAATTTCACAACCCTCATGAAGAGATAGCTCGCCCTTCTGCTGACGTTGACATTTGGATGGTGTATACCTCTCTCATCAAGAAAGGCATGCAGCGCAACTGGAATATATTGTGTATTCTCTGATACAAACTTCATGTATCTTGTTATTGTATCCAAATAAACATGCGCAACGAGTCTATTGGAGTGGCAAGGAAATCGCGTTGATAACAGCATTGGTATCAGCTCACCAAGTAGGCCACTACCAGTCCTCATAGCATCACCATTTAGTGATTCTCCAAGCTCATAAAATAAGGAAAGAGAAGCCTCAACTTCCTCAACATTTCTATCTTCTGATGATGCCACGGAATTTCCTAATGAGTTTTTTATGAATACCTGAGTCAGATCTGGTGCAACACGACCTACACTACGgagtaaaacaaataaatccttCCGAAACTCTGCCATACTATCTGCTTCTTGCTGCCCAATCTTGTCCAATATATCCAGATTATTTCGATACATGGGATCAAACTGGATCTGCACGCGGATCACTTCCAATATTTGCCTCAAATGAAGCAGCTGCCTGTCTGTCAATGTGGAATGGTTTTTCATTGTGCCAACATACACTGAGAGAAAGTGCACAATGCTGAATGTCGAATCAACTTCACCGTTCTGGATGATAGTGAAAACTGATGGCAAAACCTCATTCAGAAGCTCTACTGAAACTTCCCTACCATCCTCCGGCTTCAAGTGCTTCGAACATTCCAGAACTTCAACTGCATAGCCCGTGAGCAACGCAGCCACACCAGACACCAACTCCGAGCCACTATCATCTGTAACCAACCTAAAAACACTAGATATCtgaatgctttgcaaaagagcaAGCTTTGACTTAAACTCCATCCTTTTCGACACTACTGCCAGAACAGCGCCAGATGCAGCAGCTCGAAGCTGATCCGGTAACCCCTCCGCCAACATAAGCTCAAACAGTAACTTAGTGAATGCATCATTGGCTATCAATCCTATGTCCATCCACGAAACATACTTCCTCATCGATTCCAGAACACTAGAACACAAATCAGGGTTCGAATTCTTATACATCGAAACAATGTCATACCACGCTCTAACCATCTGAGGCACGCACTGCACTCGCATTGCATCCTTAATCCTCCCTGCCACAGTCACATCCTCCCCACTACGCGGATAATCCAAGCTAATCAACTCATCATCCATCACATTCAAAACCCGACAAAACATATCAATCACAGCAGCTCCTTTACCCAGTTTATTCAAGAAATCAACAAAAACAGATTGCCAGATTTCTGGATACTCATAACTAATCAATGTTACAATAACCTGAGCAAGCTTATTCTTAACAAACGACGGGCTCTCGAAAATCCTCGCCAAATTAGCGTCATTAGCGTGGACAGGCTCGCCACAAGCAATCGAAAACACGGATTTCCGAATCATATCCTTCTCCTCCGGCGACATTGACGAGTACCTAACTCGAAGAATCTCATGGAGGCACTGCAAACACCAAAACTTAACCTCCACTAAGTTTGACACACAAAACTTTTCTATGCAAATGCTACTGATTGAAGGTTCGTCTTTAACTTGCTGAATAAAGGCAGCTGCTTGTAATTTTATCAGCGAATCAATTGTGCCGGATTCATCAAAGCTTATAAGAATTGCCTTTTCGAGATCATCCATCACTCgccaaaaaccctaaaccctaaaatcAGAACTTCAAACCCTTAAAAAACCAATCCCGATTGCCAACTCAGCTTAGTTCTACCAATAAACTCAATTTATCCACTTGTTTATCGAATTGATCGAACGAACAGAGCCTCCAAAGCTTTGATCGacgatattttttatttagagCTTGGGTTTGAGAAGAGATTCAGCAATGGTAGAAGAACAGAAGAAAAGTGAAGACGTGGATTTTCAAGGGATCCTAATTTATAGTTCGCACAATCCTAAATTCGAGGCAATTGCTTCCCTAATTTTTCTGTTTAATTAgattttcataaatttatttttatagtattgGGTTTCTGCTCATGTTCAACTAAATATgttcataaaaaaatttattgcatGACTTCAAATTAAGTTGGGCTTAGATTGTCTAAAATTAAATTGGTGGAGTAGTATTTACTTCATTATAATTTTCTCTATTGGAAAGGTTAAGAAATAGTAAATCAACATTAATATATATCTTAAGGTTAAATATCGATCCAACTTAATAACATTTATATAACTCAATTTTATTGAAGAATATCACCTAAATGCAGTGATTTATCTACTATTTCTACTATATTAATACTACCTCCTtccaaaaaaatagacaaagttaTAAATGATGTACGGGTTTTAATgaacaattgataaagtaagagagagagagtgggaaAATGTGGTAAAAGTAGTCTTAGTGAATTATAGGATCCACCTTTAGAACGATGTGTAGAATTACtatttgtttaaaacttttcatattagtagtaaatttttaaaatttgcatTGAATCTATAATGCGATTTAAGGACACAGTCTTCATAGAAGAAAATTCTACAGAACACCTCAccatttagtaaaaaaaaaattatattctaTAAGAAAAGATTAAATTTCTTATTCTGAATTCTCTTCGGATTTTTTTACGTAGGGCAGTAGACATAATTGCCACTATCGATTTTTCAAGTAAATCCCTTAACCAAAAAGATAACAATATTGATTAAATTTGCATTTCACTTAGAAACAGTTCGGTTTAAAGATTGTCTCATAATTGACAATTGAGTATATATTATGTTTAGTTTATGAGATGGAAAACGATGAATGTAAATTAACCTCAACTCCAAGGGTTGGGCGGAGCTGCCGCACCGGGACTGACGACAGCTCCGACTCATGTCCCTTTAAGTTTCAAActtgagaagaaaaaaatgaattagattataatttataatatcatTACTCTTTGAGTGCAAAATGGTCCCATGCATTAAATTCTCAATGGTTCTACAGCTAGATAAATCCGAAATCCGAAATCCAATTTTTAATTCGATGAAATAACCCTTCACGAATCCAATCCTAAACACTGTATAGTGTTTACAAAGCTTAATTCTTGCAGTAAAAGTAATATTATGGATAATAAATGAACCTATTGTGCATAATGAAGGGAAATATGCACATGCATTAAACTAGTGAAACCTAAGATCAAGCTGTTTGATTTGCATCAGTGTTCTAGGGAGGGAGAACGGAGTTGGCCAGGTCGTCGTTCAGCTTGACTGGAAAAGACGGCATCGACTGCTTAACTTCTGCCATGTCTTCCAACCTCAAACTgcacaaaaacacattttaCATTCGTTAGAATGTCTGGATTTCGCACAAGGATCAGTCAAAACAATAGATGAGTAGTAGATTGCTTTTGGACGTACTCTTTTAAGATTAAATTGATATCACCTCGGGGCTTTTGGATGTACTCTTTTAAGATCAAATTGATATTAGCTCGGGCTTCAGTGAAGAGACGGATGTTCTCATCAAGCTGCATGAAATAGGCAGCCATGGTTTCGTCAGTATTATCGTTCTAAGGAGCAGCTTTGTGCCATGTGATCACTATTTGAGAAGAGAAACAAATTCTTGTAATCATAATCCATATACTTCAAATTAGAAAAGCTACAAATTAAGTTAATCAACGGATGAATGAAGAATAATGCTTTGGTTAATTCCTCTTCAAATTCAAAGCTACTTCAACACTAAAGGCAGTGAAGCTGACCTTGCAGGCAGACAAGTTGTTAGAAATCTGATCCAAGGCCCGAGCATTATTCCTGAGAATCTGTCTAGCAGGATCATCGATAGCTGAAAGTCACATGTTCAAAGGGTCAATCTTGTTTGTGGACATGTAAATGTTCTGAAAGAAAATTAATATCAACAAGAACTCAAGAAAAATCAACACCTAAGAAGAAACAATTTTCTTTCTACATGAGTAAGTGAAACATAAGGCCATATGCTGTAATACTGACCATTAAATCTGTCAACACTGTCCACGTCCACGTCCACTGACATCACTGCAAGTCCATTGACGTGGTTTGCTACTTGAGATGATTCCGGCAACGCATCAGAACCTTTTTCCTGAAATAGCCAAATTGTGCAAGAATATTAGTTAGATCAGTCCAACAGATTATAAATAAGTTTATCAATGAATATCCATTACTAGCTGATTATGTCAAGATTACAGGTACCTTTTTGCCTTCATTTTTTCTCGATGAACCAAcatcctctttctttctcttgcCATTCTCCTTTTTCTGCAGAACAGGAAACCATACAAATTCAGGGCATAATTAGCAGTAACATAAATCAGATCTATAAAAGTTGCCTCTTCTTTGATCAACATTGCCTCTTGATGTTCACCATCATCATAAACTGTGCAAAATATGAAGAAAGGAGATTCTAGAAACACATTAATTTGGATTTCAGTTTATAATGAACTAACTGTAGATCAATCATAATGTAATATAGAAACTTTATTGAAGGGAATGATATCTCACACTCATCCATATGCA from Salvia splendens isolate huo1 chromosome 15, SspV2, whole genome shotgun sequence encodes the following:
- the LOC121767555 gene encoding uncharacterized protein LOC121767555, with protein sequence MAAGDNITSNCGKSMKALAAENSAVQTSRRELLHNPGLSLEWMPQEESALEDLLEKYSSESTPTLYLRISQALRGKTVRDVALRCIWMSKKENGKRKKEDVGSSRKNEGKKEKGSDALPESSQVANHVNGLAVMSVDVDVDSVDRFNAIDDPARQILRNNARALDQISNNLSACKLDENIRLFTEARANINLILKEYIQKPRGDINLILKDLRLEDMAEVKQSMPSFPVKLNDDLANSVLPP
- the LOC121769550 gene encoding exportin-T-like; this encodes MDDLEKAILISFDESGTIDSLIKLQAAAFIQQVKDEPSISSICIEKFCVSNLVEVKFWCLQCLHEILRVRYSSMSPEEKDMIRKSVFSIACGEPVHANDANLARIFESPSFVKNKLAQVIVTLISYEYPEIWQSVFVDFLNKLGKGAAVIDMFCRVLNVMDDELISLDYPRSGEDVTVAGRIKDAMRVQCVPQMVRAWYDIVSMYKNSNPDLCSSVLESMRKYVSWMDIGLIANDAFTKLLFELMLAEGLPDQLRAAASGAVLAVVSKRMEFKSKLALLQSIQISSVFRLVTDDSGSELVSGVAALLTGYAVEVLECSKHLKPEDGREVSVELLNEVLPSVFTIIQNGEVDSTFSIVHFLSVYVGTMKNHSTLTDRQLLHLRQILEVIRVQIQFDPMYRNNLDILDKIGQQEADSMAEFRKDLFVLLRSVGRVAPDLTQVFIKNSLGNSVASSEDRNVEEVEASLSLFYELGESLNGDAMRTGSGLLGELIPMLLSTRFPCHSNRLVAHVYLDTITRYMKFVSENTQYIPVALHAFLDERGIHHPNVNVSRRASYLFMRVVKLLKAKLVPYIETILQSLQDTVAQFTRMGRVSNDVLVSEDGSHIFEAIGLLIGMEDVPREKQSDYLSSLLTPLCQQVEVAISNAKPQNPEESLLQIENMQQIVMAINALSKGFSQRLVTTTRPGIGLMFKKTLDILLQILVVFPKVEPLRSKVTSFIHRMVDTLGPSIFPYLPNALGQLLIESEPKELVGFLVLLNQLICKFGTEVRDILESVYPVIASRAFSILPANDIPSGPGCCGEDIREMQELQKTFFVFLNVIATHELSSVFLSPKSTPHLDLMMQLLLYNCCNHKDIIVRKACVQVFIRLIKDWCAGPYGKETLPGFQRFIIETFAVNCCLYSVLDKSFEFRDANTILLFGEIVTAQKVMYEKLGNDFLLHFVSKCFPSIHCPQDLAEQYCQKLQGNDVKALKSFYQSLVERLRPLQNGSLVSR